The following is a genomic window from Nicotiana tabacum cultivar K326 chromosome 3, ASM71507v2, whole genome shotgun sequence.
ttgaaactactctactccatgaaaatgacgaagtttctctcagagaagtttgttcggctttgtacagctatgaacaaagaaagcgagaaaaacagaagggcggagaaggagaagcactatttgtgaggggtcgtcctcaaaatcaaacgaggacaaagaagggaagatccaagtcaagatccagacccagcaaagatgaatgtgccttttgtcgagaaaaagggcactggaagaaagactgtccgaagttgaagaataaggctaaacataacaatggaaaggccattatggattcaaatgtagctgattgtgatgattcagacttctcattagttacaacagagtcatcaacatcatcagacatatggttgatggactcggcttgtagctatcatatgtgtcccaacagggactggttcatggaatttcaagaaggagaatatggagtcgttcacacagcggataacagccctcttacctcatatggcattggttcaatacgattaaggaactatgatggaatgatcagaacattaacagatgttcgatatgtaccgtatttgaagaagaatctcatctctgtgggagccctagaatcaaaagggttcaaaatcattgcagaaaatggagtggtgagagtatgctccggtgcactagtggtaatgaaggctaatcggaagaataataatatgtaccgctattgtggcagtacagttattgggacagcgacagtgacatccaatgacgacaaagaggcagaagcaaccaagctatggcacatgcgcttgggacatgctggaggaaaatccttgaaaactctatcagatcaaggattgttaaaaggagtaaaggcttgcaacttggagttttgtgagcattgtgtcaaagggaaacagacaagggttaaatttggtacaacgatccataatactaaaggcattttggattatgtacactctgatgtttggggtccttccaaaacaccttcattgggtgggaagcactattttgtaacctttgttgatgatttttctcgaagagtgtgggtgtatacaatgaaaaacaaagatgaagtgctgggaatttttctcaaatggaagacgatggtggagaatcaaacaggcaagaggatcaagtgtattcgcacagacaatggaggtgaatacaaaaatgatcatttcaataaggtctgtcaaaatgatggcatcgtccgacacttcactgtcagacatacaccacaacagaatggagtggctgaacgtatgaaccggaccttgctggagaaggtacggtgtatgttgtccaatgctggcttgggcaaagaattttgggctgaggcagttacatatgcatgccacctcattaatcgcttaccatctgctgctattgatggcaagacaccatttgaaaaatggtatggaaagcctgctgtagattatgactctttgcacgtgtttggctcaactgcatattatcatgtgacggagtcaaaattggatacaagggcaaagaaggctatttttatgggaattacttctggagtcaaaggatatcgcttatggtgtcctataacaaagaaagtaatattcagcagggatgttacctttgatgaatctgctatggtaaataaggtaacagaagataccaaacaaaataaaggtgcttctaagcaggtggagtttgagggaaaatttatttttcctacacaagaagcagaagaggaaacaaatgaagattaccctctggaaggagagccagtagaggagattccaactcaggaacctcaacaacaacttgaatcaatagcaaccagcaggccaaaaagaacaataatgaaacctgttcgtctcatagagacagtTGCTTGTGCAGCCTCAATTGTagttgatgatgttcctaccacttataaagacgcagtccaaagttcagaagaagataagtgggggattgccatgaatgatgaaatacagtcccttcatcagaatcatacatggagattggccaatctcccgaagggaaagaaagcaattgggtgcaaatgggtatttgcaaagaaagaaggatttcctaaccaagtatatgttcgctacaaagcaagattggtggccaaaggatatgctcaaaaggagggaattgattacaatgaagtgttttctccagttgtaaaacattcctccattagaattatgttggctttggtagcacaattggatttggaactagttcagatggatgtaaaaactgcgtttttacatggaaacttggaggaggaaatctacatgactcagccagaaggattcaaagttgctggaaaagaaaatatggtgtgcaaacttgaaaaatcgttgtacggtttgaaacaatcttctagacaatggtacaaacgatttgacaagtttatgttgcagcaagggtacaagagaagcaaatacgatcattgtgtgtatttgcgcaggcttaaagatggttcctttatatatcttctcctatatgttgatgatatgttgatagcttccaagaattcggaagaaattgataagttgaagattcaactgaagaaggagtttgagatgaaggatcttggcgaggcaaagaaaattcttggcgaggcaaagaaaattcttggcatggagataattagagatagacgttcaaagaacctctgtttatctcaaaaggaatatttgaagaaagtacttcaacgttttggcatagatgacaagactaagccagttagtactccacttgcttcccattttaagctaagtagtattatgtcgccaatggatgaagctgaacgagagtatatgtcaaaggtaccatacgcaaatgctgttggtagcttgatgtatgcaatggtttgcacaaggcctgacatttcacaagctgttggagttattagcagatatatgcacaatccagggaaggagcattggcaagctgtgaagtggattctacggtatattcataatactgtagatgtcgggttattttttgagcaggaagacaatcagtttgtagttggatattgtgactcagattttgcgggtgatatggacaaacgaagatcaactactggttatgtgtttacttttgcaaaggcaccagttagttggaagtctactttgcagtcaacagttgctttgtctacaacagaggcagagtacatggctattacagatgctgtgaaagaggcaatttggcttcaaggattgctaaaggagcttggtgttgaacaaaaaggtatcacaattttttgtgatagtcaaagtgctattcaattagcgaagaaccaagtttatcatgcaaggacgaagcacattgatgttcggtatcatttcgtacgagaaatcatagaagaaggtggagtcacgatgaagaaaattcatactacagagaatcctgctgatatgctgacaaaggtggtgactgcggtcaagtttcaacattgtttggatttgatcaacattgttgaacactgaagattgaagatgaagacacaaccaaaatttgttattgagagagaattgaaaatgtggaattttgccaaggtggagatttgttgaagtttggcaaaatgccaaagtcccacattggttgggagttaagtttggggggatttttcccctataaaagaaggcctaatgtttaggattgaaacacacctctcatttgccttctcatctgtttaaggcatttgtatcttctctttttagtattatttcacttgtatttttggagtgaaataaaatattggttgtgtccgaggagtaggcaaaattagccgaacctcgtaaattctggtgttacctttattgttgttttattgtcttatttattatttggtggctgtcataatttttggtatagtagttgtgacttattcacactatatacatttggcttccgcaacacgcTGGATGTAGCTCTGAATGTATGCCTGCAATGATGATTTATTAACCAAGTAAAATTACAGTTAGTTTTTTTTTGGTTGGAAAAGATGAAAGAGAAGAGATAACTAAAAGGCCAAAGTGTTCTTGCCTTGCCAGAAATATTATTTGATAACCAATCAAGACCTTCATAAAGCCCCTGTCCAGATGTTGCACTAGCACTCTGGATGTACCGAAAAGACATAGACAACGCACAGGCAAATTCCTCAGCTATTTTAGTTGGAAACTGTTTGCATAAAATACAAGAAGGTCCACAAATGCAAAATGATATTATGCTTAAGGCTATGGTTTTCTCTATCCGGTCCCAAATATTAGTCGTTTTATAAATTGAGTTTGTGTTAAAATATTTgacattgaaaaaaaaaacactagAACCATTTACTACTTTCTTTTCCAGTTTCATCTTATTGCTCTAATTGGTGAAATGTTAATTAAGTGAAACATTCGAGAGAAATATAAACGATGGTTAAGGCTATCAAATATCTTTTTTAAGGTGTATAATATGAACCGGAGATTTTACCAGCGTCGTTGACGGAGCGAATGTGGACCAAGTTTATCAGTAATTTCTGCAACACTCATAGCACTCGGAAGGTCTTGCTTATTAGCAAACACAAGAATAGCAGGGCCTCGTAATTCTTCCTTGTATAAATCATCATTAATTTCAGTTAACGCAAATTTGATACTTTGTAATTTTTATATCAGTTTTGACATTACCTCATTAAGTATGCGATAGAGCTCATCTCTGGCTTCTGTAATTCTATCTCGATCATTACTATCGACCACAAAGATTAGACCCTGAGTATTCTGAAAGCATTCCCTCCATAGAGGCCGGATCTGTAAAATTAGTACAACAAAGTAACAAATTAGACAACTCAATTAATCAAGTAATTAGCTTTGATTCGGATTTTTCGAGTGTTAACGTATTAAATATCTTATCTTGTCCTCCTACATCCTATACCTTGAAGCTCGAATTCTTATATTCCACCGTCTCCAAGTTAAATCCTACGGATTAATATATCATAATGTAACATACACTAACAATATaacaaatttttatatatttaatgaaATTTCTGAGCAGATAACATAAATTCATAAAGGCCAAAAAAATATTCAAATCATCCAGATTGTTTTTGGGTCAATTCTCaattttatatatgttttgaaATTGAACATAAAGACTTTTTAGTAATCAAACGCATAAAGAGTTGAGAAGCAAATACCAATTGTGGGAAAGGTAGTGACAATCTCCCCAAGTTTTAACTTGTACAAGATGGTTGTTTTACCAGCAGCATCGAGTCCCACCATCAATATTCTCatttctttctttgcaaatactaGCATTTTTACAAACTTAGATATTGACATACCCATCGCTCGATCTACAATGGTGCAAAGCAACTACAGTACTACTTGTGCAGAGAATTCACGTCGCACTTTGATATAGCCTAATACTCAATTAAAGAATCGACCAGATATTCGGAGTACAAATAATAAATCGCATTTTCCTAatctaaaatggaaaaaaagaaagaataggatTCCGATAAGGTTTGAGGAGACTAATGGGTGCAAATTAATTCCATCTCACATTTAGCTGAGAAGGCATCTATCTTTTAATTTGGCCCATAATCTTACTGCATTGGCGATTCATTTCCCAAAAGTAGGTCTCTTTTCAAACTTTGAAGCAAAGAATCGTAGTTTAGCTAGCAGCCACTGAGACTAATTAATCTTTGTAATCTTTCATACTGTGCTTTTTCCAAACACAAGACAAATAAATAGATGAATCATCTAGCATTAGATCTTGCATGAACTGTCGCTATATGTTTGATTTAGACCATTGTAAAGGTAATAGGGCCATGTGTGAAAAAGAAACGACGGGAAGCCAAGGGAAGGGAGAAGATTATCGAAACTTGCAATTCCGATTTTGGAAATCAAGTTAAACTCCGTTTACCCTTTTTTCCCCTCGTGGAATACAAACTATCAGTATAAGTTATACAATATGCCAGCTGACCGATAGAGTTACTGGTTACATGTCTCAGACATGTTAGCTTCAAGGTTTCACGTATTAATTTTGATGATAACAAACCAACACAATtattaatcaaagaatatttactTGTGGTAGTCTTATTTTTATACAGGTTTATTCAAGAAAGAAGATGCTGGTAAAGATCCAAACAAATATGGGAAAAAGAATATCATGTgaagaatttcataagaaaattattttcagaGATTTAATCTCCAAGCGTCATAGaagaaataatatttgaaagtgaaTTTCAAATATTGAATGACTTACTATAATATTAGAAGAAGAATCTACGGAAATTATGGATGAAAAGTTTTTCAACATCTTGAAAGGAAAGTTGCTAGAATCATGAAGAAGATCTATTATTTTATTGAAGAAAAATACTACATGGAAAAGATAGATTCTTGGCATGTATATTAAagataaattttcatttttacttggcACTTTatgcatatcaagagaagacaattttTTTCCCTCTTATacccacagtatttattactcatttcaaatcattttctcaaatccaataaaatatacaTTATTTAATATaggtatcatgataaattatgcacttcatttattatttcccAAGGgacgtgaaaagtcaaaacgtaCCAGGTAAAAATAAACGGAAGGAGTATAAGTTATACAATACGCCAGCTGACTGATAGAGTTACTGGTTACATGCTTAAACAACCATCACACAAGAAAGAAGACCTCTAGCTAGATCTAGAGAAATACATTACATAATAGGatggataaaaaaaataattttgggataaaatattatTGCTTTATTCCTAATTTGGTTACTAATCTTTGATTAAAAATTAGTATCGGAAAGCAGTAAAATTGACAATCTCAGGATTAATACAATATATCCAAAcagtcaataaaaaataataccaggtatttacccgtaaaactgtatagttgaatttgttacgtggtttatATGCAAGCGAACAGATTTGATCCaaaatgataaacaaattaaattaaaaataatatttagcattaaaatcaaaggaaatagcAAGTCTAGCTCAGG
Proteins encoded in this region:
- the LOC107782165 gene encoding ADP-ribosylation factor 2-B-like yields the protein MGMSISKFVKMLVFAKKEMRILMVGLDAAGKTTILYKLKLGEIVTTFPTIGFNLETVEYKNSSFKIRPLWRECFQNTQGLIFVVDSNDRDRITEARDELYRILNEFPTKIAEEFACALSMSFRYIQSASATSGQGLYEGLDWLSNNISGKAYIQSYIQRVAEAKCI